The Paenibacillus yonginensis genome segment ATGAAGAAGAATTCTGGTTTATGGTCCAGATTGTTTTCGGTCAAGAGAGAGGAAGACACTTATTACGCGGAATCCCACATCCGTCTTATGTTCCGCAAGCTCATGAGGCACAAGCTGGCACGGATCAGTTTGATTGTGCTGGCCTTGATGTATCTGCTGGCCTTATTCGGGAACTTTGTTGCTCCGCAGGGGCTGGACAACTATGACAGCGAGCAGCTGAACAGCCGTCCATCGAAGCTTCACTTTGTGGATGCAGACGGGAATTTTCACCTCCGGCCGTTCGTCTACGGCCTTAAATCGGAGCGGGATCCGGTTACTCTGCGCAAAAGGTTTGTGGAGGACCCCTCCGAAAGGTATCCTTTGAAATTTTTTGTAACGGGAACGGAATATAAATTTCTGGGCCTAATCCCCGGTAATTTGCATTTGTTTGGTGTAGAAAGTCCGGGACGCCTGTTTATCTTCGGTACGGACGACATGGGACGGGACCTGTTCTCCCGAATTGTGCTCGGCAGCCAGATATCCCTGACGATTCCGCTTGTCGGCGTCGCGATCAGCTTTGTGCTGGGGCTGCTGCTGGGCGGCATCTCCGGCTATTTTGGCGGCATCGTTGACAGTATTGTGCAGCGTGTTATTGAAATCATACGATCTTTCCCGACCCTGCCGCTCTGGATGGCGCTTTCGGCGGCTATACCGGCGCGGATTCCGGTCGTGCAGATGTTTTTCTATATTACGATTATTATGGCCTTTATCGAGTGGACGGGACTTGCCCGGGTAGTACGCAGCCGGTTCATATCCCTTCGGAATGAGGATTATGTAATGGCGGCGAAAATTTCCGGTGTGAGCAATGCGCGGATTATCTTTGTCCACCTGGTGCCGGGCTTTATGAGTTATCTGGTTGTGGCGATGACGCTGGCGGTTCCGGCAATGATTATCGGCGAAACGGCGATCAGCTTTCTCGGGCTGGGCATTCGTTCCCCGGCGGCAAGCTGGGGCGTGCTGATGCAGGAAGCGCAGAAGATGGAGAACGTGGCGCTGTATCCTTGGAAACTGATTCCGCTTGGCTTCGTTATATCTACGGTACTCGCTTTTAACTTTCTGGGCGATGGCTTGCGCGATGCTGCCGACCCCTATAAATGATGAGTTATAACAGATGATTATCAAGATAAAGATGAACATGGCTGAAATAAACAGGCAGACAGTGAGGTTGAGGAGATGACAATGACGAAAACGGCGGCAGAGAAGACCGGTCAGGCGGCGGATGAGCTTCTGAATCCAGAGCCGGCTCCGGATCAGACAGTGCTTCGCGTAGAGGATCTGAAGGTTCATTTTCCGGTGGAACGCGGCCTGCTGAAGGCGGTAAACGGCGTCAGCTTTCAGGTGTCCAAAGGCAAAACACTGGGCATCGTCGGGGAGTCGGGCTGCGGCAAAAGCATTACAGGCAAAGCGATTCTAGGCATCCAGCCGAAGAAAACGAAGGTTTCCGGCTCGGTTTGGCTGGGCGATACCGATTTGCTGAAGCTGAAGCCGGACGGCAAGGAAATTCGAGCGATCCGCGGCAGCAAAATCGGAATGATTTTTCAGGAGCCGATGGCGGCTTTCTCCCCGCTGTACACAGTGGGCAATCAAATCATGGAATCGATCCTGCTTCACCGGACCCGGAACAAAAGAGAAGCGCTTGAGCTGACGATCGACATGCTGAGAAGGGTGGGTATCGCCAATCCCGAGAAACGTTTCTATCAGTATCCCCATGAATTCTCCGGGGGAATGATGCAGCGGGCAATGATCGCGATGGCGCTGTCCTGCGGTCCGGAGGTGCTGATTGCAGATGAACCAACAACGGCGCTTGACGTTACGATTCAGGCCCAAGTGCTCGCCTTGATGAAGGAGCTGCAGGAGCAGTTCGGCATGGCGATCCTGTTTATTACGCACGATTTGGGCATCGTAGCGGAAATGTGCGACGAGGTTGCTGTGATGTATTTGGGAAAAGTGGTGGAGCAAGCGCCG includes the following:
- a CDS encoding ABC transporter ATP-binding protein encodes the protein MTMTKTAAEKTGQAADELLNPEPAPDQTVLRVEDLKVHFPVERGLLKAVNGVSFQVSKGKTLGIVGESGCGKSITGKAILGIQPKKTKVSGSVWLGDTDLLKLKPDGKEIRAIRGSKIGMIFQEPMAAFSPLYTVGNQIMESILLHRTRNKREALELTIDMLRRVGIANPEKRFYQYPHEFSGGMMQRAMIAMALSCGPEVLIADEPTTALDVTIQAQVLALMKELQEQFGMAILFITHDLGIVAEMCDEVAVMYLGKVVEQAPVREIYRNPKHPYTQGLLRSIPSLDRTVERLESIEGTVPVPLNMPPMCGFYDRCSQRIPGVCNVQNPEAVQLSDRHTASCFLYWPEASGGEERRNEHVVNA
- a CDS encoding ABC transporter permease produces the protein MKKNSGLWSRLFSVKREEDTYYAESHIRLMFRKLMRHKLARISLIVLALMYLLALFGNFVAPQGLDNYDSEQLNSRPSKLHFVDADGNFHLRPFVYGLKSERDPVTLRKRFVEDPSERYPLKFFVTGTEYKFLGLIPGNLHLFGVESPGRLFIFGTDDMGRDLFSRIVLGSQISLTIPLVGVAISFVLGLLLGGISGYFGGIVDSIVQRVIEIIRSFPTLPLWMALSAAIPARIPVVQMFFYITIIMAFIEWTGLARVVRSRFISLRNEDYVMAAKISGVSNARIIFVHLVPGFMSYLVVAMTLAVPAMIIGETAISFLGLGIRSPAASWGVLMQEAQKMENVALYPWKLIPLGFVISTVLAFNFLGDGLRDAADPYK